CGAACTGCAAAAAGACGGCCGGCTCTCCTACCGCGAGCTAGGCCGACGGGTGGGGCTCTCGACCCCTGCCGTCACCGAGCGGGTTCGTCGTCTGGAAGATGCCGGCATCATTGCGGGCTATGGAGCGCGGATCAACTCAGGCGCTCTGGGGTACACCATCACCGCCCTGATCGAGGTGGCAACCCCGCCGGGCCGCTACCAGCAGATGCTCGAGTTTGCCCGCACCACCCCGGCGGTGCGGGAGTGCTATTTTGTGACCGGCGAGTCGTCCTTCGTGGCTAAGGTCGTGGTGTCGTCGGTGGAGCACCTGCAAGAACTGATCCAACAGCTCGGCTTCTACGGCAGCACCCGTACCTCGGTGGTCTTGTCCCAGCCAATCATCAAAGAAACCTTTGAGCTAGATTGAAGGCGCTCGAGGGGGCGTTGGATTCTTATACCGGATTCAAAAAGATAGTTTTCAGAACAAACAACCCTGGTAGTTATCTTTTTGAATCCTAGAGCACTCCCTTCGGTCGGGTTAGTTTGTCACCGAACGGTGACAAACTAACCGAATCTGGTATTATTCCTTGAACACCCGCCTAATGCGGAGTTTGAAGCCGTCCCCCTCGGCCATCGCCACCAGCCGGCGCTTGGGACCAACCAGGGCCACCAGTCCCCGGGCGGGAATGGGCAGCGGTACCCCCTCCATCACCCGCTTGGCCTCGGCGTGGGAGAGCTCGACGCTGGGGCAGGAAAGGGCCTCGAGCTCGTCCAGGGTTTTTCGCACATCCAGGTGCTCTATTTCCTGGGCCTGCCCCAGGCCAATCTTCCCCACCCTGGTTCGCACCAGACCCGAGAGGAAGGCTTTGCTGCCCAGTTGCTCGCCCAGGTCTCGAGCAAATGAGCGCACATAGGTACCGGGCCCTACCACCAAGCGGATCACGGCGGTAGGATACGCGCCCAAGGGCTTGGGCAACTCAACCGGGCGCCCCCGCTCGGAGAGTTTCCAGCCCGAAGCCGAAGGCGCAATGCGGTGGGGGATGGGGGTGGGGTCGTAGGCCAGCAATTGAAGCTCATGGTATCTGACCGGGCGGGGCTCGAGCTCGATGGCCTGTCCTTTGCGGGCTGCTTCATAGGCCTTGACTCCCCCCACCTTGACCGCCGAGTAGGCCGGGGGCCGTTGCTCCACTACCGACAAAAATCCAGGTAAGGCTGCTTCAACCTCGCGCTGGCTGGGACGCCGGGCGCTTTCCTCTACAATGGGGCCTTCGGCATCCAAAGTCTCGGTGGTTGCCCCAAAGGAAACCCAGGCGATGTATTCTTTGTCTTCTGCCGAAAGAAAGGGCACCAGTTTGGTCGAGGCATCGGTGGCCAAAATCAAAACCCCCGTGGCCAGAGGGTCGAGGGTTCCGGTATGGCCCACCCGGCGGGTTCCCAGCAGTTTACGAACCATGTCCACCACGTCGTGCGAGGTGCGGCCCAGGGGTTTGTTCACGGCAAATAGAGCCATGTCAGCGGATTGTACCCAAGAAATACCCAAAAAGGGTAGGCTCGGCAAGGTAGAGGTATCGCTCACCGAGACCG
This genomic stretch from Meiothermus sp. harbors:
- a CDS encoding Lrp/AsnC family transcriptional regulator, with protein sequence MTKVSSKLLDKANIAILNELQKDGRLSYRELGRRVGLSTPAVTERVRRLEDAGIIAGYGARINSGALGYTITALIEVATPPGRYQQMLEFARTTPAVRECYFVTGESSFVAKVVVSSVEHLQELIQQLGFYGSTRTSVVLSQPIIKETFELD
- the truB gene encoding tRNA pseudouridine(55) synthase TruB, which gives rise to MALFAVNKPLGRTSHDVVDMVRKLLGTRRVGHTGTLDPLATGVLILATDASTKLVPFLSAEDKEYIAWVSFGATTETLDAEGPIVEESARRPSQREVEAALPGFLSVVEQRPPAYSAVKVGGVKAYEAARKGQAIELEPRPVRYHELQLLAYDPTPIPHRIAPSASGWKLSERGRPVELPKPLGAYPTAVIRLVVGPGTYVRSFARDLGEQLGSKAFLSGLVRTRVGKIGLGQAQEIEHLDVRKTLDELEALSCPSVELSHAEAKRVMEGVPLPIPARGLVALVGPKRRLVAMAEGDGFKLRIRRVFKE